One stretch of Malus domestica chromosome 14, GDT2T_hap1 DNA includes these proteins:
- the LOC103440660 gene encoding uncharacterized protein isoform X7: MEGSRTPTCRLRLEFGCDRFNLAFPDSANSPFQIFGFFILILGTLCTKGFQKSWLFCILPCLFFAFKVLCPQGFDSQSSALFLLWTHLYNYLREIAYYQCMHALSSFHLL, encoded by the exons ATGGAAGGCTCGAGAACACCAACGTGTCGACTTCGCTTGGAATTTGGTTGTGACCGATTTAATCTGGCGTTTCCAG ATTCAGCAAATAGCCCCTTtcagatttttggattttttattcTGATTCTTGGAACTCTCTGTACTAAAG GATTTCAAAAATCTTGGTTATTCTGCATTTTGCCCTGTTTGTTCTTCGCTTTCAAGGTGCTTTGTCCTCAAG GTTTTGACagccaatcatctgctctgTTTCTCCTGTGGACACATCTGTATAACTACTTACG GGAAATTGCCTATTACCAATGTATGCACGCACTATCTTCATTTCATCTGCTTTGA
- the LOC103440660 gene encoding uncharacterized protein isoform X9, producing the protein MEGSRTPTCRLRLEFGCDRFNLAFPDSANSPFQIFGFFILILGTLCTKGFQKSWLFCILPCLFFAFKVLCPQGFDSQSSALFLLWTHLYNYLRYLKILKNFYFFSLMFYV; encoded by the exons ATGGAAGGCTCGAGAACACCAACGTGTCGACTTCGCTTGGAATTTGGTTGTGACCGATTTAATCTGGCGTTTCCAG ATTCAGCAAATAGCCCCTTtcagatttttggattttttattcTGATTCTTGGAACTCTCTGTACTAAAG GATTTCAAAAATCTTGGTTATTCTGCATTTTGCCCTGTTTGTTCTTCGCTTTCAAGGTGCTTTGTCCTCAAG GTTTTGACagccaatcatctgctctgTTTCTCCTGTGGACACATCTGTATAACTACTTACGGTATCTCAAAATACTCAAAAATTTCTACTTTTTTTCATTAATGTTTTATGTTTAA
- the LOC103440660 gene encoding uncharacterized protein isoform X4 yields MEGSRTPTCRLRLEFGCDRFNLAFPDSANSPFQIFGFFILILGTLCTKGFQKSWLFCILPCLFFAFKVLCPQANHLLCFSCGHICITTYGKLPITNVCTHYLHFICFERMSTYLFPH; encoded by the exons ATGGAAGGCTCGAGAACACCAACGTGTCGACTTCGCTTGGAATTTGGTTGTGACCGATTTAATCTGGCGTTTCCAG ATTCAGCAAATAGCCCCTTtcagatttttggattttttattcTGATTCTTGGAACTCTCTGTACTAAAG GATTTCAAAAATCTTGGTTATTCTGCATTTTGCCCTGTTTGTTCTTCGCTTTCAAGGTGCTTTGTCCTCAAG ccaatcatctgctctgTTTCTCCTGTGGACACATCTGTATAACTACTTACG GGAAATTGCCTATTACCAATGTATGCACGCACTATCTTCATTTCATCTGCTTTGAACGCATGTCCACTTACCTTTTCCCCCACTAA
- the LOC103440660 gene encoding uncharacterized protein isoform X8: protein MEGSRTPTCRLRLEFGCDRFNLAFPAFKTNTTNSASTSTYPQFANTRIVIYMISKILVILHFALFVLRFQGALSSSQSSALFLLWTHLYNYLRYLKILKNFYFFSLMFYV, encoded by the exons ATGGAAGGCTCGAGAACACCAACGTGTCGACTTCGCTTGGAATTTGGTTGTGACCGATTTAATCTGGCGTTTCCAG CTTTCAAAACTAATACTACAAATTCTGCTTCCACATCAACTTATCCACAATTTGCAAATACCAGGATCGTTATTTATAT GATTTCAAAAATCTTGGTTATTCTGCATTTTGCCCTGTTTGTTCTTCGCTTTCAAGGTGCTTTGTCCTCAAG ccaatcatctgctctgTTTCTCCTGTGGACACATCTGTATAACTACTTACGGTATCTCAAAATACTCAAAAATTTCTACTTTTTTTCATTAATGTTTTATGTTTAA
- the LOC103440660 gene encoding uncharacterized protein isoform X2, whose product MEGSRTPTCRLRLEFGCDRFNLAFPDSANSPFQIFGFFILILGTLCTKAFKTNTTNSASTSTYPQFANTRIVIYMISKILVILHFALFVLRFQGALSSSQSSALFLLWTHLYNYLREIAYYQCMHALSSFHLL is encoded by the exons ATGGAAGGCTCGAGAACACCAACGTGTCGACTTCGCTTGGAATTTGGTTGTGACCGATTTAATCTGGCGTTTCCAG ATTCAGCAAATAGCCCCTTtcagatttttggattttttattcTGATTCTTGGAACTCTCTGTACTAAAG CTTTCAAAACTAATACTACAAATTCTGCTTCCACATCAACTTATCCACAATTTGCAAATACCAGGATCGTTATTTATAT GATTTCAAAAATCTTGGTTATTCTGCATTTTGCCCTGTTTGTTCTTCGCTTTCAAGGTGCTTTGTCCTCAAG ccaatcatctgctctgTTTCTCCTGTGGACACATCTGTATAACTACTTACG GGAAATTGCCTATTACCAATGTATGCACGCACTATCTTCATTTCATCTGCTTTGA
- the LOC103440660 gene encoding uncharacterized protein isoform X10, whose product MEGSRTPTCRLRLEFGCDRFNLAFPDSANSPFQIFGFFILILGTLCTKAFKTNTTNSASTSTYPQFANTRIVIYMISKILVILHFALFVLRFQGALSSRF is encoded by the exons ATGGAAGGCTCGAGAACACCAACGTGTCGACTTCGCTTGGAATTTGGTTGTGACCGATTTAATCTGGCGTTTCCAG ATTCAGCAAATAGCCCCTTtcagatttttggattttttattcTGATTCTTGGAACTCTCTGTACTAAAG CTTTCAAAACTAATACTACAAATTCTGCTTCCACATCAACTTATCCACAATTTGCAAATACCAGGATCGTTATTTATAT GATTTCAAAAATCTTGGTTATTCTGCATTTTGCCCTGTTTGTTCTTCGCTTTCAAGGTGCTTTGTCCTCAAG GTTTTGA